In Fretibacterium sp. OH1220_COT-178, one DNA window encodes the following:
- a CDS encoding FAD binding domain-containing protein, which produces MHIELTVNGELRSVDVDPMTRLIDIIRDDLRLTGTKEGCGEGECGACSVIMDGHLVTSCLVPAIQAAGSAVTTIEGIGTMENPSDLQIIFNEEGAIHCGFCTPGMIVAAHDLLEKNPEPTEDEIRHELSGNICRCTGYGTICNAVARAAREGYGRKIRPAVSRCRSSRPVFTEEEARRCFAPRTLEEALRALDERPGTLILAGGTDILVDMRSGRTAVDCVIDVFNIPELHRIYKGDDGFIHIGASVTNDELENDPLIAELLPALAHCARRCGGPAIQNRATIAGNLCTASGAGDLPVVLLAFDASVLLAERNGTERMRTEDFVVKYRQTALKPNQMVQEILVPIPAPDSRQVFFKRGSRKALTLSRASLAAYLELDRDRVRLLRFAAGSMSPTPRRLKKTEEALIGRTLDADFVERASALAAEEISPRKQTAYRKKITGNLVRRFFEEIVRL; this is translated from the coding sequence ATGCACATAGAATTGACCGTAAACGGGGAGCTGCGCTCGGTGGACGTGGACCCCATGACACGCCTGATCGACATCATCCGCGACGACCTGAGGCTCACGGGGACCAAGGAGGGTTGCGGCGAGGGGGAGTGCGGCGCCTGTTCCGTCATCATGGACGGTCACTTGGTGACGTCATGCCTCGTCCCGGCCATCCAGGCCGCAGGGAGCGCCGTCACCACCATCGAGGGGATCGGCACCATGGAAAACCCCAGCGACCTTCAGATCATCTTCAACGAAGAGGGGGCCATTCACTGCGGGTTCTGTACGCCCGGCATGATCGTGGCGGCTCACGATCTGCTCGAGAAGAACCCAGAGCCCACCGAGGACGAGATTCGTCACGAGCTTTCGGGCAACATCTGCCGCTGCACCGGGTACGGGACCATCTGCAACGCGGTCGCCCGCGCGGCACGGGAGGGCTACGGACGCAAGATCCGGCCCGCAGTCAGCCGCTGTCGGAGCAGCCGCCCCGTCTTCACGGAGGAGGAGGCCAGGCGCTGTTTCGCCCCCCGGACGCTCGAGGAGGCCCTGCGGGCCCTGGATGAGCGCCCCGGAACGCTGATCCTCGCCGGGGGGACCGACATTCTGGTCGACATGAGGAGCGGCCGAACGGCGGTCGATTGCGTGATCGACGTCTTCAACATTCCGGAACTTCACAGGATCTACAAAGGGGACGACGGATTCATCCACATCGGAGCCAGTGTGACCAACGACGAACTGGAAAACGATCCGCTGATCGCCGAGCTGCTTCCCGCCCTGGCTCACTGCGCCCGACGCTGCGGCGGGCCGGCGATCCAGAACCGGGCCACCATAGCCGGCAATCTCTGCACCGCCAGCGGAGCGGGCGACCTGCCGGTCGTGCTGCTGGCCTTCGACGCCTCCGTGCTTCTGGCCGAAAGAAACGGCACGGAGCGCATGAGGACGGAGGACTTCGTCGTCAAGTACCGCCAGACGGCCCTCAAGCCCAATCAGATGGTCCAGGAAATTCTGGTTCCCATTCCCGCCCCGGATTCCCGCCAGGTCTTCTTCAAGAGGGGCTCGCGCAAGGCGCTCACGCTCTCCCGCGCCTCGCTGGCCGCCTATCTGGAGCTGGATCGGGATCGCGTCAGGCTCCTGCGCTTTGCCGCAGGGAGCATGTCCCCGACCCCGAGGCGCCTCAAGAAAACCGAGGAGGCCCTGATCGGCAGGACGCTCGACGCCGATTTCGTGGAGAGGGCAAGCGCCCTGGCGGCCGAGGAGATCAGTCCTCGAAAGCAGACCGCCTACCGAAAGAAGATCACGGGGAACCTGGTGCGCCGCTTCTTCGAGGAGATCGTCCGCCTCTGA
- the tpx gene encoding thiol peroxidase: MERTDIIKMKGNALTLLGPALKAGDRAPDFTVLDASLAPKSLKDFGGKVKVLSVTPSLDTPVCDLQLHWFNEDAASQPADVVVMNISMDLPFAIKRFCATAGIERALALSDHRDASFGSAYGVLIKELRLLARSIFIIDKDDVVRYVQIVPEQTNEPDYEAALKALKELI; this comes from the coding sequence ATGGAACGAACGGATATCATAAAAATGAAGGGCAACGCCCTGACCTTGCTGGGACCGGCTCTGAAAGCCGGCGACCGTGCGCCCGACTTCACGGTGCTGGATGCCTCGCTTGCGCCCAAGTCGCTCAAGGATTTCGGAGGAAAGGTCAAGGTCCTCTCGGTAACGCCCTCCCTGGACACCCCGGTCTGCGACCTTCAGCTCCATTGGTTCAACGAGGACGCCGCCAGTCAGCCGGCCGACGTCGTGGTCATGAACATCAGCATGGACCTGCCCTTCGCGATCAAACGCTTCTGCGCAACGGCGGGAATCGAGAGGGCTCTGGCCCTCTCCGACCATCGGGACGCCTCGTTCGGATCGGCCTACGGCGTGCTCATCAAGGAGCTTCGCCTTCTGGCCCGTTCTATCTTCATCATCGACAAGGACGATGTCGTCCGCTACGTCCAGATCGTCCCCGAGCAGACGAACGAGCCGGACTACGAAGCGGCTCTCAAGGCGCTGAAAGAGCTGATTTAG
- a CDS encoding uracil-xanthine permease family protein, with amino-acid sequence MLLSGAQHVLTLFGATTLVPLIFGPAMGMDALQIAAFISCVYFGMGVATLIQTHPRLGSGLPIVQGSSFSFIPSVMTVIGAYKAMGPDVVMQYIGGGLILGGIILAVIGYSGIVGVIRKIITPVVIGPVIMAIGFSLAPVAIQGNAANYWPASLMVVVLIFLFSLVSKNRYVNIFAILSAIVITYLTCLGLSRSGFFPAGHPAHIDLSKVAEAPWLRYRVILPWGAPKFSLLAFGAMVAGFFAVMIESIGDYHSVSYASGVDDPDEATISRGVGAEGIGCALSGLFGSVGTTSYTENVGLIGLTGVASRWVVRTGAVLLILMSFVGKLGALIATMPSPIIGGAYIALFGTIGALGIQVLMRADMGSQRNVLIVGFAFLMALGLPGWVEKNQELFMSASYPALAQTLGGMLWAILKTPMAVAGICAAFWDSLVPGTDEERGIRR; translated from the coding sequence ATGCTGCTCTCCGGGGCGCAGCACGTGCTGACGCTGTTCGGCGCGACGACGCTGGTGCCGCTGATCTTCGGGCCGGCCATGGGGATGGACGCGCTTCAGATTGCGGCGTTCATCTCCTGCGTCTACTTCGGCATGGGGGTGGCGACCCTCATTCAGACGCACCCCAGGCTTGGGTCGGGACTGCCCATCGTGCAGGGATCGAGCTTCAGCTTCATTCCCTCCGTGATGACCGTCATCGGCGCCTACAAGGCGATGGGGCCGGACGTCGTGATGCAGTACATCGGCGGAGGACTGATCCTGGGCGGCATCATTCTGGCGGTCATCGGCTACAGCGGCATCGTCGGGGTCATCCGCAAGATCATCACCCCGGTGGTGATCGGGCCCGTGATCATGGCCATCGGCTTCTCCCTCGCGCCCGTCGCCATCCAGGGCAACGCCGCGAACTACTGGCCCGCCTCCCTCATGGTCGTGGTCCTGATCTTCCTGTTCAGCCTGGTCAGCAAAAACAGGTACGTCAACATCTTCGCGATCCTCTCGGCCATCGTCATCACCTATCTGACCTGTCTGGGGCTCTCCCGGTCGGGTTTCTTCCCCGCGGGACACCCCGCCCACATCGACCTGAGCAAGGTCGCCGAGGCGCCGTGGCTGCGCTACAGGGTGATTCTGCCCTGGGGTGCGCCGAAGTTCAGCCTGCTCGCCTTCGGCGCCATGGTCGCGGGGTTCTTTGCCGTGATGATCGAGTCCATCGGGGACTACCATTCGGTCTCCTACGCGTCCGGGGTTGACGATCCCGACGAGGCGACCATCAGCCGGGGCGTCGGGGCCGAGGGGATCGGCTGTGCGCTCTCCGGCCTCTTCGGGTCCGTCGGTACGACCTCCTACACCGAGAATGTCGGGCTGATCGGGCTGACCGGCGTGGCGTCGCGCTGGGTGGTGCGGACCGGTGCGGTCCTCCTGATCCTCATGAGCTTCGTCGGAAAGCTCGGTGCTCTCATCGCCACCATGCCCTCGCCGATCATCGGCGGGGCCTACATCGCCCTGTTCGGGACCATCGGCGCCCTCGGCATCCAGGTGCTGATGCGGGCGGATATGGGCAGTCAGAGGAACGTCCTGATCGTGGGGTTTGCCTTTCTTATGGCCTTGGGCCTTCCCGGGTGGGTCGAGAAGAACCAGGAGCTCTTCATGAGCGCGAGCTACCCCGCGCTGGCCCAGACCCTCGGCGGGATGCTGTGGGCCATTCTGAAGACCCCCATGGCGGTGGCGGGCATCTGCGCGGCGTTCTGGGATTCCCTCGTTCCGGGCACGGACGAGGAACGGGGCATCCGCCGCTGA
- a CDS encoding uracil-DNA glycosylase family protein: MLDRNANARVRAQLDAAEKLRDAVDSLRFAAPVVRVYDPLDYAWNAFAAYVERYGANPKRVLFLGMNPGPWGMAQTGVPFGEVAAVRDWMRIDATTGRPADEHPRYPVEGLSCRRSEVSGQRLWGLFRERFGTAEAFFAEHLVVNYCPLLFIAASPRRKGGEGARNLTPDKLPAAERRALYAACDAHLRAVTKALAPRFLVGIGTFASARAREALADEKVELVRILHPSPASPLSNRDWPGTATRQLVDAGVW, translated from the coding sequence TTGCTCGATCGGAATGCGAACGCCCGCGTCCGCGCCCAGCTGGACGCTGCGGAAAAATTGAGGGATGCGGTGGACTCCCTGCGCTTCGCGGCGCCGGTCGTACGCGTCTACGACCCTCTGGACTATGCGTGGAACGCCTTTGCCGCCTACGTGGAGCGCTACGGGGCAAACCCCAAGCGCGTCCTCTTCCTGGGGATGAACCCCGGCCCCTGGGGCATGGCCCAGACGGGCGTCCCCTTCGGGGAGGTGGCGGCGGTGCGCGACTGGATGCGCATCGACGCCACCACGGGGCGTCCCGCGGACGAGCACCCGCGGTATCCGGTGGAGGGGCTGTCCTGCAGACGCTCCGAGGTCAGCGGTCAACGGCTCTGGGGGCTTTTCAGGGAGCGGTTCGGAACCGCGGAGGCCTTCTTCGCCGAACATCTCGTCGTCAACTACTGCCCTCTGCTCTTCATCGCGGCCTCGCCGCGCAGGAAGGGAGGCGAGGGGGCCCGCAACCTGACTCCCGACAAGCTTCCGGCGGCCGAACGGAGGGCGCTCTACGCGGCGTGCGACGCCCATCTGCGGGCGGTGACCAAGGCGCTCGCCCCCCGCTTCCTGGTGGGGATCGGCACCTTCGCATCCGCCCGTGCCCGGGAGGCCCTGGCAGACGAGAAGGTCGAGCTTGTCAGGATCCTGCACCCCAGCCCCGCCTCGCCTCTGAGCAACAGGGACTGGCCCGGAACGGCGACGCGTCAGCTGGTCGACGCGGGCGTTTGGTGA
- a CDS encoding acylphosphatase — MMELVRRRALVSGRVQGVGFRWFAADRAEHLGLTGWVGNLPDGRVEMVFQGPPGLVAEMEDWLRRGPVTARVRQAVFHDERVEEDEDGFRVR; from the coding sequence ATGATGGAGCTGGTTCGGAGGCGCGCTCTGGTGAGCGGCCGCGTTCAGGGGGTGGGCTTTCGGTGGTTCGCCGCCGACCGGGCGGAGCACCTGGGCCTCACGGGCTGGGTCGGAAACCTTCCGGACGGACGGGTGGAGATGGTCTTCCAGGGCCCTCCGGGCCTCGTCGCCGAGATGGAGGACTGGCTCCGCCGGGGTCCCGTGACGGCACGGGTCCGCCAGGCCGTGTTCCACGACGAACGGGTGGAGGAGGACGAGGACGGCTTCAGGGTACGGTAG
- a CDS encoding ABC transporter substrate-binding protein codes for MKKLSFCALMSLFAVLVLGLSAPAKAASDAPITVACITTAPHLDVITEDGQIVTLLFFALESLVTTEEDGQGGIRIVPSLAESWKISDDGMTYTFKLKKGVKFHDGTPVTTEDWIWSILRLRDAGPESPWTHLARAVKEVSAPDEETLVISLSEPYAPFLSNLTNPALAVQSKKHFDKVGAEAFRDSPMGTGPYYFAEWELNQRYVLKKNPHYHIEGKPIASEFRFIVVPDDNTRIMQLQAGEVDVVRDLPHNRIDELASYPGLAVDAAPSTEQRFVNFNVTFPPLDDVRVRNALRLATDKQAIIKMVLFGHGSPVFGVFPRVDAFYDKKLKDPGYDVEKARALLKEAGQEKGFKLEMIYSSGNTVLENIATVLKEQWAKIGVDLQLVPLEGPTVSAAFQNLKHQVTMLRWSTDTADPVGLTSFIADYDASHGFHTGWRNARVTELAHAAEKELNEDKRRAMYEEIQQILFDECPLYPLYQNVYPVARKDSVHNFRFSGLSRYVFMDAYKDE; via the coding sequence GTGAAGAAACTGTCGTTCTGCGCGCTGATGTCCCTCTTCGCCGTTCTCGTGCTGGGGCTCTCCGCCCCCGCGAAGGCCGCCTCCGACGCTCCGATCACCGTCGCCTGCATCACGACGGCCCCCCACCTCGACGTCATCACCGAGGACGGCCAGATCGTCACCCTTCTTTTCTTCGCCCTCGAATCCCTCGTGACCACCGAGGAGGACGGCCAGGGAGGCATCCGGATCGTCCCGAGCCTCGCCGAGAGCTGGAAGATCAGCGACGACGGCATGACCTACACCTTCAAGCTGAAAAAGGGCGTCAAGTTCCACGACGGCACCCCCGTCACGACCGAGGACTGGATCTGGTCGATCCTGCGCCTTCGCGATGCGGGGCCCGAAAGCCCCTGGACCCACCTGGCGCGAGCCGTCAAAGAGGTCTCCGCTCCCGACGAGGAGACGCTGGTCATCTCCCTGTCCGAGCCCTACGCGCCCTTCCTCTCCAACCTGACGAATCCCGCCCTCGCCGTGCAGTCCAAAAAGCACTTCGACAAGGTCGGTGCGGAGGCTTTCCGGGACAGCCCCATGGGCACCGGCCCCTACTACTTCGCCGAGTGGGAGCTGAACCAGCGCTACGTTCTGAAGAAGAACCCCCATTACCACATCGAGGGCAAGCCCATAGCCAGCGAGTTCCGCTTCATCGTCGTCCCGGACGACAATACGCGCATCATGCAGCTTCAGGCCGGAGAGGTGGATGTGGTCAGGGACCTCCCCCACAACCGCATCGACGAGCTCGCCTCCTACCCCGGGCTGGCGGTGGATGCGGCCCCCTCCACGGAGCAGCGATTCGTCAACTTCAACGTGACGTTTCCCCCGCTGGACGACGTCAGGGTCCGCAACGCCCTGCGTCTCGCCACCGACAAGCAGGCCATCATCAAAATGGTGCTCTTCGGCCACGGCTCTCCGGTGTTCGGAGTCTTTCCGCGCGTCGACGCCTTCTACGACAAGAAACTGAAGGACCCCGGCTACGACGTCGAAAAGGCCAGGGCCCTGCTGAAGGAGGCCGGACAGGAGAAGGGCTTCAAGCTGGAGATGATCTACAGCTCCGGAAACACCGTCCTGGAGAACATCGCGACGGTGCTCAAGGAGCAGTGGGCCAAGATCGGCGTCGATCTTCAGCTCGTCCCGCTGGAGGGCCCGACGGTCAGCGCCGCGTTCCAGAACCTGAAGCACCAGGTCACGATGCTGCGCTGGTCCACGGACACCGCGGACCCCGTGGGGCTCACCAGTTTTATCGCCGATTACGACGCGAGCCACGGCTTTCATACGGGCTGGAGGAACGCACGGGTCACGGAGCTGGCCCATGCGGCGGAGAAGGAGCTGAACGAGGACAAGCGCCGGGCCATGTACGAGGAGATCCAGCAGATCCTCTTCGACGAGTGCCCCCTCTACCCCCTCTACCAGAACGTCTACCCGGTCGCCCGAAAGGACAGCGTCCACAACTTCAGGTTCTCGGGCCTGTCCCGCTACGTCTTCATGGACGCCTATAAGGACGAGTAG
- a CDS encoding ABC transporter permease has translation MKQFNYILKRVLQMIPVLLVVTVVVFLLIHMLPGDPARTLLGERATYAQVEALRAKLGLDRPLHVQYGIFLGQLLRMDLGNSVLFGVPVAELLRKRLALTLSLTLLSGVIALFLSLPLGYLAGSRKDGLADHLIRTGALVALSVPVFWVALLLMMLFALKLGWLPVGGWGRTPMQHLRGLILPSFTLSLSTTALLVRNLRNNVVDISRSDYVDFARSKGLRENVVRARHILRNSMISTATLLSMQLAHMLGGSAITETVFNLPGLGSLMIQAIFGRDYAVVQGGVFVIAVMVLLVNLLTDILYSILDPRVTLE, from the coding sequence TTGAAGCAATTCAACTACATTCTGAAGCGCGTTCTGCAGATGATCCCCGTCCTCCTCGTGGTGACGGTCGTGGTCTTTCTGCTGATCCACATGCTTCCCGGCGACCCCGCCCGAACGCTTCTGGGCGAACGGGCGACCTATGCCCAGGTGGAGGCGCTCCGGGCCAAACTGGGCCTGGATCGTCCCCTCCACGTTCAATACGGAATTTTCCTGGGGCAATTGCTCCGGATGGACCTCGGCAATTCCGTGCTCTTCGGCGTTCCCGTCGCCGAGCTCCTGCGAAAGAGGCTGGCCCTGACCCTGAGCCTCACGTTGCTCTCGGGCGTCATCGCCCTTTTCCTGAGCCTTCCGCTGGGCTACCTTGCGGGGTCCAGAAAGGACGGCCTCGCAGACCACCTGATCCGCACCGGAGCGCTCGTCGCCCTGTCCGTCCCCGTCTTCTGGGTCGCCCTGCTGCTCATGATGCTCTTCGCCCTCAAGCTGGGCTGGCTGCCCGTAGGAGGCTGGGGGCGCACCCCCATGCAGCATCTCAGGGGGCTGATCCTGCCCTCGTTCACCCTGTCCCTTTCGACGACCGCACTCCTGGTCCGGAACCTGCGCAACAACGTCGTGGACATCTCGCGCAGCGACTACGTGGACTTCGCCCGCAGCAAGGGGCTTCGCGAAAACGTCGTCCGCGCGCGCCACATTCTGCGCAACTCCATGATATCGACGGCCACCCTGCTCTCGATGCAGCTCGCCCATATGCTCGGCGGCAGCGCCATCACGGAGACGGTGTTCAACCTGCCGGGGCTCGGGTCCCTGATGATCCAGGCCATATTCGGCCGGGACTACGCCGTGGTCCAGGGGGGCGTCTTCGTCATAGCCGTCATGGTCCTGCTGGTCAACCTGCTGACCGACATCCTCTACTCGATCCTCGATCCGCGGGTCACCCTGGAGTAG
- a CDS encoding ABC transporter permease, which yields MEHTHPLSGGYRRLRALSGSPSLIVGMAIVALMVVMALFPASIATHDPNAQSADAILLPPSAEHWFGTDNFGRDLFSRVVWGARIDLQLGLVAMIVPFVAGSLIGLLAGYYGGWVDALLMRILDIFLAFPFTLVVIVIVAVIGPGTANLYIAMWLVGWRTYARLIRSEVMVIRNAEFVQAARVLGYSDARILLRHVLPNVIGSCIVYGASDVVMCMLAGAAMSFLGLGIQPPTPEWGALISGGRPFIAKAWWLTALPGLCLAVAGTGFSLIGDGLSDLLRTKGR from the coding sequence ATGGAACACACTCATCCGCTTTCGGGAGGATACAGGAGGCTCAGGGCCCTTTCAGGGAGTCCCTCGTTGATCGTGGGGATGGCGATCGTCGCTCTGATGGTCGTGATGGCGCTCTTCCCCGCAAGCATCGCCACTCACGACCCCAACGCCCAGAGCGCGGACGCCATACTGCTGCCCCCATCGGCCGAGCATTGGTTCGGCACGGACAACTTCGGGCGCGACCTGTTCTCACGGGTCGTCTGGGGAGCACGGATCGACCTCCAGCTGGGGCTCGTCGCCATGATCGTCCCGTTCGTTGCGGGCTCCCTCATCGGGCTTCTTGCAGGCTACTACGGAGGCTGGGTCGACGCCCTGCTGATGCGGATCCTGGACATCTTTCTGGCCTTCCCCTTCACCCTGGTCGTCATCGTCATCGTCGCCGTGATCGGCCCGGGTACGGCCAATCTTTACATCGCCATGTGGCTCGTGGGGTGGAGGACCTACGCGCGCCTTATCCGCAGCGAGGTGATGGTGATCCGAAACGCCGAGTTCGTTCAGGCCGCACGCGTCCTCGGCTATTCCGATGCCCGCATCCTTCTGCGGCACGTCCTGCCGAACGTCATCGGCTCCTGCATCGTCTACGGCGCCTCGGACGTCGTGATGTGCATGCTCGCAGGGGCCGCCATGAGCTTTCTGGGGCTGGGAATCCAGCCCCCCACCCCGGAGTGGGGGGCCCTGATCTCCGGCGGCAGGCCCTTCATCGCAAAAGCGTGGTGGCTGACCGCCCTGCCCGGCCTGTGCCTGGCGGTCGCGGGGACCGGCTTCAGCCTTATCGGCGACGGTCTTTCCGACCTGCTGCGCACCAAGGGGCGCTAG
- a CDS encoding ABC transporter ATP-binding protein: MSDVLLELRDLKTHFVTRESTVKAVDGVSFSVRRGETFGLLGESGCGKSAACRSITRLINPPGRIVGGEVLYEGRDLLKLPAEEMRRIRGREIGMIFQEPMTALNPVLPIRTQIFESLDPRMSRAQKRDRALELLRLVGIPSPERRLDEYIHQFSGGMRQRAMIAIALASSPRLLLADEPTTALDVTIQDQIMKLIGGLKERMSMSVILVTHDLGVVSQMCDRVAVMYAGHVMELCDTLTLFFRSRHPYTRGLLRSLPRGKGTRQKLQPIAGTPPNLADLPPGCPFAPRCEMAEEPCRAGLPPLTEIAAGHHTRCRLHEKLSDGNGLAPSPRGA, encoded by the coding sequence ATGTCCGACGTTCTGCTGGAGCTCAGGGATTTGAAAACGCACTTCGTCACCCGGGAGAGCACCGTCAAGGCCGTGGACGGCGTCAGCTTCTCCGTCCGTCGCGGGGAGACCTTCGGGCTGCTCGGGGAATCCGGCTGCGGCAAGAGTGCCGCATGCCGCAGCATCACGCGCCTGATCAACCCTCCGGGGCGCATCGTCGGGGGCGAGGTCCTCTACGAGGGCAGGGACCTGCTGAAGCTCCCCGCGGAGGAGATGAGGCGCATCCGGGGACGGGAGATCGGAATGATCTTTCAGGAGCCCATGACGGCACTGAACCCCGTGCTGCCGATCCGCACCCAGATCTTCGAGTCCCTGGACCCGCGGATGAGCAGGGCGCAGAAGCGGGACCGCGCCCTGGAGCTCCTGCGCCTGGTCGGCATCCCCTCGCCGGAAAGGCGGCTCGACGAGTACATCCACCAATTCTCGGGCGGCATGAGGCAGAGGGCCATGATCGCCATCGCCCTGGCCTCGAGCCCCCGTCTCCTGCTCGCCGACGAGCCCACGACGGCGCTCGACGTCACCATACAGGACCAGATCATGAAGCTCATCGGAGGGCTGAAGGAACGCATGAGCATGAGCGTCATCCTGGTCACGCACGATCTGGGCGTGGTCTCGCAGATGTGCGACCGCGTCGCCGTCATGTACGCGGGACACGTCATGGAGCTCTGCGACACCCTAACCCTTTTCTTCCGCTCCCGCCATCCCTATACCCGGGGGCTGCTCCGCTCCCTGCCTCGGGGAAAGGGCACCCGCCAAAAGCTCCAACCCATAGCGGGAACGCCTCCCAACCTGGCCGACCTGCCGCCCGGCTGTCCCTTCGCGCCGCGCTGCGAGATGGCCGAGGAGCCCTGCAGGGCCGGGCTGCCTCCCCTGACCGAGATCGCAGCAGGGCACCACACGCGCTGCCGCCTTCACGAGAAACTGTCCGACGGGAACGGGCTCGCCCCGTCGCCGAGAGGAGCGTGA
- a CDS encoding ABC transporter ATP-binding protein: MSEAEKVLVRIRGLKKHFPLKQPLTDLLSGRPREVLKAVDGVDLDIHEGENLGLVGESGCGKSTLARTLVRLHDPDEGSVLFEGREISRMGARELRGVRRDLQMIFQDPYSSLNPRMSVRDTLMEALTFHKVCPRAEMPERLRQLLALVGMGMEAADRLPGEFSGGQRQRIGIARALAPSPRFIIADEPVSALDVSIQAQIINLLEELQERLNLTLLFISHDLRVVRHISHRVAVMYLGRIVELAETEALFERPAHPYTDILLRAEPPLDPRVRSVETAISGELPSPIHLPPGCRFHPRCTHARKDCAERSPSLNEIERGRFVACHYPLLS; the protein is encoded by the coding sequence ATGAGCGAAGCGGAAAAGGTGCTGGTCCGGATACGGGGCCTGAAGAAGCACTTTCCCCTGAAACAGCCCCTGACGGACCTTCTGTCGGGAAGGCCACGGGAGGTCCTGAAGGCCGTGGACGGCGTCGACCTCGACATCCATGAAGGCGAGAACCTTGGCCTGGTGGGGGAATCGGGATGCGGCAAGAGCACCCTGGCCCGGACCCTCGTCCGGCTCCACGATCCGGACGAGGGCTCGGTGCTGTTCGAGGGCAGGGAGATCTCCAGGATGGGCGCCCGCGAGCTGCGCGGGGTGCGCAGGGACCTCCAGATGATCTTTCAGGACCCCTATTCCTCGCTCAACCCGCGCATGTCCGTACGCGATACGCTCATGGAGGCACTGACGTTCCACAAGGTCTGCCCCCGTGCGGAGATGCCCGAGCGTCTTCGGCAGCTTCTCGCGCTGGTCGGCATGGGCATGGAGGCCGCGGACCGGCTGCCCGGGGAATTTTCCGGCGGCCAACGTCAGCGCATCGGCATCGCGCGGGCCCTGGCCCCGTCCCCCCGCTTCATCATCGCGGACGAGCCCGTGTCGGCCCTCGACGTCTCGATCCAGGCGCAGATCATCAATCTTCTGGAGGAGCTCCAGGAGCGGCTGAACCTCACCCTCCTGTTCATATCGCACGACCTCCGCGTCGTGAGGCACATCTCGCATCGCGTCGCGGTGATGTACCTCGGCAGGATCGTCGAGTTGGCGGAGACCGAGGCGCTGTTCGAGCGCCCGGCGCATCCCTACACCGATATTCTCCTGAGGGCCGAACCGCCGCTCGACCCCAGGGTCCGAAGCGTGGAGACGGCGATCTCGGGGGAGCTGCCCAGCCCCATCCACCTGCCGCCCGGCTGCCGCTTCCATCCCCGATGCACGCATGCCCGAAAGGACTGCGCCGAACGATCCCCCAGCCTGAACGAGATCGAAAGGGGGCGCTTCGTCGCCTGCCATTACCCGCTTCTCAGCTAG